The following nucleotide sequence is from Kosmotoga arenicorallina S304.
ATCAGGAAATTCAGATAGCGAAGCACATTATCTAATCGGCGCATCAACGGGCGGTGCTTCAATTGAAATACTTGAAATCGATGGAGCCCCGATGAATATTTCCGGGACATTTCCAACATTGATCATAAAGAATTCTGATACACCCGGAGCCTTATCGAAAATTGTTGGGGCAATAAGCATGAAGAAGCTTAATATCAGCAATATGTTTTTGGTCAGGACAAATAGGCTGAAAGGCGAAGCAACGTGTATTGTTGAGCTGGATGACGTACCAGAGGGCGAGTTGATTTCCCTGTTAGAAAAACTGGAACCAGTGTTATCTGTGTCTTACCTCCCCCCGATAACCACTGCAATAGGAGTGACATGAATGAATTTCAAAAGGCTTATAGATACTGCCCTTAATACCAGCACCGATTTGTACGAAGTAATCTCGAACTGGTACATGCTTGAAAGTGGAACTTCTTCAAAAGAGCTATACGCATTTTCTGAAAGAATGATAACATCCATGCTGAAAGCATACAAAGAGCGCCAAAAGGCATCAATCCCATCATTAACTGGCTGGACAGGTGATATAGCTCAAAATTTAAGGAATTACACCCCGAGGTTTCTTAATGAGCAGCTGCTTTATGCTTTGGAAGTTGCAATTTCAATGGCAGAGCACAATGCCTCTATGGGGAAAATCGTTGCCTGTCCCACCGCTGGGGCTTGTGGTGTCGTTCCCGGTATTATTTTGAGTTTGAAAAGATTTAACGGAGTGAGTGTTGAAAAGCTCAGCAAAGCCCTGGTTGTCGCTGGGGCTGTTGGTGAGTGTATTAAGGGGAAAGCTTCCATTTCCGGCGCTGTTGCTGGCTGTCAGGCAGAAATCGGTACAGCAACAGCTATGGCTTCTTCAATACTGGTATACATTGCCAGCAATAACAATTATCGGGCATTATATTCTGCACCGGCTCTGGCATTGAAGTCTTTGATGGGACTGGTATGTGACCCTGTTGGTGGATATGTAGAAATCCCCTG
It contains:
- a CDS encoding serine dehydratase beta chain, which gives rise to MILDVIGPIIIGPSSSHTAGMVRLGRTFRYLFNHSFSKGESLKRVEFYLNKPLFSSYKGHGTDRALVGGVLGYFESQEEIRSSIEIASSLGLDIVFYCKSFENSHPNMVMISGNSDSEAHYLIGASTGGASIEILEIDGAPMNISGTFPTLIIKNSDTPGALSKIVGAISMKKLNISNMFLVRTNRLKGEATCIVELDDVPEGELISLLEKLEPVLSVSYLPPITTAIGVT
- a CDS encoding L-serine ammonia-lyase, iron-sulfur-dependent, subunit beta, giving the protein MNFKRLIDTALNTSTDLYEVISNWYMLESGTSSKELYAFSERMITSMLKAYKERQKASIPSLTGWTGDIAQNLRNYTPRFLNEQLLYALEVAISMAEHNASMGKIVACPTAGACGVVPGIILSLKRFNGVSVEKLSKALVVAGAVGECIKGKASISGAVAGCQAEIGTATAMASSILVYIASNNNYRALYSAPALALKSLMGLVCDPVGGYVEIPCVKRNAFGVSIAYTAAEMALAGIESLIPFDEVAEAMGKVGRALPESLRETGEGGIAATPTAKKLLNEFIDRSES